In Actinomyces radicidentis, one genomic interval encodes:
- a CDS encoding AAA family ATPase, protein MSTQPEQPYGVPARPAAPADGGQVPPSIPPSGTGRRAHRPEQRAAFELAPDAGQQQAPAVPSAPAPSSAPVQATGGGIATGNHALGLPGTPSGESYPAPTGSLPSRSELEREAKRSAAADSRESSPEADLERAGELLSRVTKTFSQRVVGQPQLRVALVSTLVAGGHILLESVPGLAKTTAAQTLASAVSGSFHRIQCTPDLMPNDIIGTQVLNYSTGEMTTQLGPVHANIVLLDEINRSSAKTQSAMLEAMQERQTSIGGVVYPLPKPFMVLATQNPIEEEGTYVLPEAQMDRFLMKEVLTYPKPAEEADVLDRISKGTFGKPITTPPISTDDVLWLQGAVERVYVDPVIKQYIVALVNTSRGGGPRPVQGLERHVRVGASPRGGIALMRVAQAIALQAGRTYVTPDDVGLLRHAVLRHRLVLTYDALADDVAPESIIDAIFAAVPTP, encoded by the coding sequence ATGAGCACCCAGCCCGAGCAGCCCTACGGCGTTCCCGCACGCCCCGCCGCGCCCGCGGACGGCGGGCAGGTCCCGCCCTCGATCCCGCCGTCCGGCACCGGCCGCCGCGCCCACCGCCCCGAGCAGCGCGCCGCCTTCGAGCTCGCCCCCGACGCCGGGCAGCAGCAGGCTCCGGCGGTCCCGTCCGCTCCCGCCCCGTCGTCGGCCCCCGTTCAGGCCACCGGGGGCGGCATCGCCACCGGCAACCACGCCTTGGGCCTTCCCGGCACGCCGTCGGGCGAGTCCTACCCGGCGCCCACCGGCTCCCTGCCCAGCCGCTCCGAGCTCGAGCGCGAGGCCAAGCGCAGCGCCGCCGCCGACAGCCGCGAGTCCTCCCCGGAGGCGGACCTCGAGCGCGCCGGCGAGCTCCTCTCCCGCGTCACCAAGACCTTCTCCCAGCGCGTCGTCGGCCAGCCGCAGCTGCGCGTCGCCCTCGTCTCCACCCTCGTCGCCGGCGGGCACATCCTCCTCGAGTCCGTCCCCGGCCTGGCCAAGACGACCGCCGCGCAGACCCTCGCCTCCGCGGTCTCCGGCTCCTTCCACCGCATCCAGTGCACCCCGGACCTCATGCCGAACGACATCATCGGCACCCAGGTCCTCAACTACTCCACCGGCGAGATGACCACCCAGCTCGGCCCGGTGCACGCCAACATCGTCCTCCTCGACGAGATCAACCGCTCGAGCGCCAAGACCCAGTCCGCGATGCTCGAGGCCATGCAGGAGCGCCAGACCTCCATCGGCGGTGTCGTCTACCCGCTGCCCAAGCCCTTCATGGTCCTGGCCACCCAGAACCCCATCGAGGAGGAGGGCACCTACGTCCTCCCCGAGGCCCAGATGGACCGCTTCCTCATGAAGGAGGTTCTCACCTACCCCAAGCCCGCCGAGGAGGCCGACGTCCTCGACCGCATCTCGAAGGGCACCTTCGGCAAGCCGATCACGACGCCCCCGATCTCCACCGACGACGTCCTGTGGCTCCAGGGCGCCGTCGAGCGCGTCTACGTCGACCCGGTCATCAAGCAGTACATCGTCGCCCTGGTCAACACCTCGCGCGGCGGCGGCCCCCGCCCCGTCCAGGGCCTCGAGCGGCACGTGCGCGTGGGCGCCTCACCCCGTGGCGGCATCGCCCTCATGAGGGTCGCCCAGGCGATCGCCCTCCAGGCCGGCCGCACCTACGTCACCCCGGACGACGTCGGCCTCCTGCGCCACGCCGTCCTGCGCCACCGCCTCGTCCTCACCTACGACGCCCTCGCCGACGACGTCGCGCCCGAGTCCATCATCGACGCGATCTTCGCGGCCGTCCCGACCCCGTGA
- a CDS encoding DUF58 domain-containing protein, with product MRRRRARERAEQAERTERGERAEPTGPGGERRRGSRLARVRGRLSLPTLRRATGLLDGRHKSVLLGHGQDFDDLSAYRPGDDVTDIDWKASARIGQPVIKRYQRESNLPLVLAVDTGRTMAAQAPSGEDKRELALGVAEVLAYLARMRGDTVALVAGDAERTVHRPPRAGSEHSETLLALLARQLDGLTVTRERHGHETIEIAPGAPASDLGELLHNVSTWHRRRSLVVLITDTSHPDAATDPAVADWIRRLSAQHELAVVQISDDVPLAPGRGRARDIEMDGEVPAFLREDLDLAARAGAAEQAHRDAVDALLDARHIEHVAIESDEALVDSLASLLARQRLASRRRGRR from the coding sequence ATGAGACGCAGGCGCGCCCGCGAGCGGGCGGAGCAGGCCGAGCGCACGGAGCGCGGTGAGCGCGCGGAGCCGACGGGCCCCGGCGGCGAGCGCCGTCGCGGCTCCCGCCTGGCGCGCGTGCGCGGGCGGCTGTCCCTGCCCACGCTCCGCCGGGCCACCGGCCTGCTCGACGGGCGCCACAAGTCGGTCCTCCTCGGCCACGGACAGGACTTCGACGACCTGTCGGCCTACCGTCCCGGCGACGACGTCACGGACATCGACTGGAAGGCCTCCGCGAGGATCGGACAACCTGTCATCAAGCGCTACCAGCGTGAGTCCAACCTCCCCCTCGTCCTCGCCGTCGACACCGGCCGCACCATGGCCGCGCAGGCCCCCTCCGGTGAGGACAAGCGCGAGCTCGCCCTCGGCGTCGCCGAGGTCCTCGCCTACCTCGCCCGCATGCGCGGTGACACCGTCGCCCTCGTCGCCGGCGACGCCGAGCGCACCGTCCACCGCCCGCCCCGCGCCGGTTCCGAGCACTCCGAGACGCTCCTCGCCCTCCTGGCCCGCCAGCTCGACGGGCTCACCGTCACCCGGGAGCGCCACGGCCACGAGACGATCGAGATCGCGCCCGGCGCCCCCGCCTCCGACCTCGGCGAGCTCCTCCACAACGTCTCCACGTGGCACCGCCGGCGCAGCCTCGTCGTCCTCATCACCGACACCTCGCACCCCGACGCCGCCACCGACCCCGCCGTCGCCGACTGGATCCGCCGCCTGTCCGCACAGCACGAGCTCGCCGTCGTCCAGATCTCCGACGACGTCCCCCTCGCCCCCGGCCGCGGCCGAGCCCGCGACATCGAGATGGACGGCGAGGTCCCCGCCTTCCTCCGTGAGGACCTCGACCTCGCAGCCCGGGCCGGCGCCGCCGAGCAGGCGCACCGCGACGCCGTCGACGCCCTCCTCGACGCCCGCCACATCGAGCACGTCGCCATCGAGTCCGACGAGGCCCTCGTCGACTCCCTCGCCTCGCTGCTCGCCCGCCAGAGGCTCGCCTCCCGACGCCGGGGGAGGCGCTGA
- a CDS encoding alpha-amylase — protein sequence MQLNAPVLMPVWMTVIAIVGAILAIAFILRAVLVTLRDRSRTIGDVPMAPDERRQWSGKVDEAARRYRDGETDLRGLHLELAEVLRGFASARSGEDIDTATAREILDMADTTGPRSIEERLRMVRRGGRPLDTNPLGHVGELLTVWEQPSFDRDPRAAADQAIKEAGEVVHRW from the coding sequence ATGCAGCTCAACGCGCCCGTCCTCATGCCCGTGTGGATGACCGTCATCGCGATCGTCGGCGCCATCCTCGCCATCGCCTTCATCCTGCGCGCCGTCCTCGTGACCCTGCGCGACCGCTCCCGCACCATCGGGGACGTCCCCATGGCGCCCGACGAGCGCCGCCAGTGGTCCGGCAAGGTCGACGAGGCCGCCCGCCGCTACCGCGACGGCGAGACCGACCTGCGCGGCCTCCACCTCGAGCTCGCCGAGGTCCTGCGGGGCTTCGCCTCCGCGCGCTCCGGCGAGGACATCGACACCGCCACCGCCAGGGAGATCCTCGACATGGCCGACACCACCGGCCCGCGCTCCATCGAGGAGCGCCTGCGCATGGTCCGCCGCGGCGGACGCCCGCTCGACACGAACCCCCTCGGGCACGTCGGCGAGCTCCTCACCGTGTGGGAGCAGCCCTCCTTCGACCGCGACCCGAGGGCCGCCGCCGACCAGGCGATCAAGGAGGCCGGGGAGGTGGTCCACCGATGGTGA
- a CDS encoding VWA domain-containing protein, whose product MVMPWLFALLLILVAVAVGLALAGRIGYAPLRRRSRAADDGPRRVANSSSLLSSPLVRARIRRRRRLHAALGALLVVAVVAASALAGRPVDRHVRNEALASRDIVLCLDVSTSMLTTDAKILDTFSEMLDSFDGERVALVAWNTTAQTMVPLTDDYDLLRSQLTKIADVLDFEPYYGNPKLEPYYKTFSGVFDTDLEASSLVGDGLASCTGAFGDPVKDRSRSVLLATDNQVLDPDGQQIYSLSEAADLATARGVRMFSLYGADPSLQDPGTTQTDLDRARDELKEVTTSHDGRFYQVDDADAAGAIVEELESDQVAELTDDTQVRVSDTPRLAAGVLAVALLLLLGLGAWRRA is encoded by the coding sequence ATGGTGATGCCCTGGCTCTTCGCCCTCCTCCTCATCCTCGTCGCGGTCGCCGTCGGCCTCGCCCTCGCCGGACGGATCGGCTACGCCCCGCTGCGGCGCCGCAGCCGCGCCGCCGACGACGGCCCGCGCCGCGTCGCCAACTCCTCCTCGCTCCTGTCCAGCCCGCTCGTGCGCGCCCGGATCCGCCGTCGTCGCCGTCTGCACGCCGCCCTCGGCGCGCTCCTCGTCGTCGCCGTCGTCGCGGCCTCCGCGCTGGCCGGCCGGCCCGTGGACCGCCACGTGCGCAACGAGGCCCTCGCCAGCCGCGACATCGTCCTGTGCCTGGACGTGTCCACCTCGATGCTCACCACCGACGCGAAGATCCTCGACACCTTCTCCGAGATGCTCGACTCCTTCGACGGCGAGCGCGTCGCCCTCGTCGCCTGGAACACGACGGCTCAGACGATGGTGCCGCTCACCGACGACTACGACCTCCTGCGCAGCCAGCTCACGAAGATCGCCGACGTCCTCGACTTCGAGCCCTACTACGGCAACCCGAAGCTCGAGCCGTACTACAAGACCTTCTCCGGCGTCTTCGACACCGACCTCGAGGCCTCCTCCCTCGTCGGCGACGGCCTGGCCTCCTGCACCGGCGCCTTCGGCGACCCGGTCAAGGACCGCTCCCGCTCCGTCCTCCTCGCCACCGACAACCAGGTCCTCGACCCCGACGGCCAGCAGATCTACAGCCTCTCCGAGGCCGCCGACCTCGCCACCGCGCGCGGCGTGCGCATGTTCTCCCTCTACGGCGCCGACCCGTCCCTCCAGGACCCCGGCACCACCCAGACCGACCTCGACCGCGCCCGCGACGAGCTCAAGGAGGTCACCACCTCCCACGACGGCCGCTTCTACCAGGTCGACGACGCCGACGCCGCCGGCGCCATCGTCGAGGAGCTCGAGAGCGATCAGGTCGCCGAGCTCACCGACGACACCCAGGTGCGCGTCTCGGACACGCCCCGGCTCGCGGCCGGCGTCCTCGCGGTCGCGCTGCTGCTCCTGCTCGGACTGGGCGCGTGGAGGCGGGCATGA
- a CDS encoding vWA domain-containing protein, whose protein sequence is MTLEPLFGWVLTVLFALAAAGLLWWARRAAFAPTADAGARASWWRRVALAAVVLLVLAGPSVPVTESVAVSSLEIYLVVDRTGSMAAEDWDGGSGTRLDGVRADLTAIKDAHPDARYSIIALDSTAKTELPLTSDVDAVTAWINALRQETTDRSGGSSLERALPLLAQTLSASQESAPEDARVVYVLSDGEATDDGAAATEAAEAGVTWKQVGAMVDGGSVLGYGTDEGGRMRESDGSGATDAPYIQDPTTGKDAVSVPDTKELKMVADDLGVSYYQRTGGSDDVPTKDFTTLHVDAGLTDGRERKSYRRYLTWPLGLVAAAILGWEAIALARTDRQLRRLARGTTAATTTGRTSAGGPR, encoded by the coding sequence ATGACACTCGAACCGCTCTTCGGCTGGGTCCTCACGGTCCTCTTCGCCCTCGCCGCCGCCGGCCTCCTGTGGTGGGCGCGTCGGGCCGCCTTCGCCCCCACCGCCGACGCCGGCGCACGCGCCTCCTGGTGGCGGCGCGTCGCCCTCGCCGCGGTCGTCCTGCTCGTCCTCGCCGGGCCGAGCGTGCCCGTCACCGAGTCCGTCGCCGTCTCCAGCCTCGAGATCTACCTCGTCGTCGACCGCACCGGCTCCATGGCCGCGGAGGACTGGGACGGGGGCAGCGGGACCCGCCTCGACGGCGTCCGCGCCGACCTCACCGCCATCAAGGACGCCCACCCCGACGCCCGCTACTCGATCATCGCCCTGGACTCGACGGCCAAGACCGAGCTGCCGCTGACGAGCGACGTCGACGCCGTCACCGCCTGGATCAACGCCCTGCGCCAGGAGACGACGGACCGCTCCGGCGGCTCCAGCCTCGAGCGCGCCCTGCCGCTGCTGGCCCAGACGCTCTCCGCCTCCCAGGAGTCCGCGCCGGAGGACGCCCGCGTCGTCTACGTCCTCTCCGACGGCGAGGCCACCGACGACGGCGCCGCCGCGACCGAGGCCGCGGAAGCGGGCGTCACCTGGAAGCAGGTCGGCGCCATGGTCGACGGCGGCTCCGTCCTCGGCTACGGCACGGACGAGGGCGGGCGCATGCGCGAGTCCGACGGCTCCGGCGCCACCGACGCCCCCTACATCCAGGACCCCACCACCGGGAAGGACGCCGTCTCCGTGCCCGACACGAAGGAGCTCAAGATGGTGGCGGACGACCTCGGCGTCTCCTACTACCAGCGCACCGGCGGCTCCGACGACGTCCCCACGAAGGACTTCACGACCCTCCACGTCGACGCTGGCCTCACCGACGGGCGCGAGCGGAAGAGCTACCGGCGCTACCTCACCTGGCCGCTCGGCCTCGTCGCCGCCGCGATCCTCGGCTGGGAGGCGATCGCCCTGGCCCGCACGGACCGGCAGCTGCGCCGCCTCGCGCGGGGTACCACCGCAGCCACGACCACCGGCCGCACGAGCGCGGGAGGCCCCCGATGA
- a CDS encoding tetratricopeptide repeat protein produces the protein MSTWNPSGPGDPTGDARFRPGGTSEDEARSYGESVGVVPEGAGDGTADDTEDTAARAARLRRRRRLLTWGGAPAAVVLLVCAWLGAVSLLTLLGNRAAVHEDYTTAVSRYSAVEMINPVLEQWRVHYNLGTAQLFANDLDAAASELEEALTTAPEADTITAQGSDGHTVSTLDPTAPECLVRVNLYAAHLGKAAAAQEDGDSRTASDEQAAATKAAGDCSVPPRDPSSDPSATPSGTPSSPPSQQPSQDSSTTASAEPSGSASPTDDPSSSASATPSQDPSAQASQSASAEPTSSPSVSEGPTSTPSPVDEKQKELDERNGDANDDGGSSVGGTKNW, from the coding sequence ATGAGCACCTGGAACCCGTCCGGCCCCGGCGACCCGACCGGTGACGCCCGCTTCCGCCCCGGCGGCACGAGCGAGGACGAGGCCCGCTCCTACGGCGAGTCCGTCGGCGTCGTCCCCGAGGGGGCCGGCGACGGCACCGCCGACGACACCGAGGACACCGCCGCCCGCGCCGCCCGGCTCCGCCGACGCCGTCGGCTCCTCACCTGGGGCGGTGCACCCGCCGCGGTCGTGCTGCTGGTGTGCGCCTGGCTGGGGGCCGTCAGCCTCCTCACCCTGCTCGGCAACCGCGCCGCCGTCCACGAGGACTACACGACCGCCGTGTCCCGCTACTCCGCCGTCGAGATGATCAACCCCGTGCTCGAGCAGTGGCGCGTCCACTACAACCTCGGCACCGCCCAGCTCTTCGCCAACGACCTCGACGCCGCCGCGAGCGAGCTCGAGGAGGCGCTCACGACAGCGCCCGAGGCGGACACGATCACCGCCCAGGGATCCGACGGGCACACCGTGAGCACCCTGGACCCGACGGCTCCCGAGTGCCTCGTGCGCGTCAACCTCTACGCGGCGCACCTCGGGAAGGCGGCTGCTGCTCAGGAGGACGGGGACAGCCGGACCGCCTCCGACGAGCAGGCCGCCGCGACGAAGGCCGCGGGCGACTGCAGCGTCCCGCCGCGGGACCCGTCGAGCGACCCCTCCGCCACGCCGTCGGGCACGCCGTCGTCGCCCCCGAGCCAGCAGCCGAGCCAGGACTCCAGCACGACGGCGTCGGCCGAGCCCAGCGGCTCCGCGAGCCCGACGGACGACCCGTCCTCCAGCGCCTCGGCCACGCCCAGCCAGGACCCGAGCGCGCAGGCCAGCCAGTCCGCCTCCGCCGAGCCGACGTCGAGCCCGTCCGTGAGCGAGGGGCCGACGAGCACGCCGAGCCCGGTTGACGAGAAGCAGAAGGAGCTCGACGAGCGTAACGGCGACGCCAATGACGACGGCGGCTCGTCCGTGGGCGGCACCAAGAACTGGTGA
- a CDS encoding TetR/AcrR family transcriptional regulator, which translates to MPKIMGNSLAEHRERTRSALFGALAELMSQRSFDRITLSDVAAHAGVGRTAVYNHFADKEDLLLAFMEDEVERYAAELTRALEGTEDPIDRLRVYVRQQALIKRQFHFPTTGPLSSSVSRGTAGRLRAHGGLMAQMLAQILTDAMRAGEIPQQDLNQVIPLVHACVMGGRPTPTDAAAREEYLTALDLFVLRAVGATAPDHPVPAVTAPQATQDAEA; encoded by the coding sequence ATGCCGAAGATCATGGGTAACTCACTGGCCGAGCACCGCGAGCGCACCCGCAGCGCCCTCTTCGGAGCCCTGGCCGAGCTCATGAGCCAGCGCTCCTTCGACAGGATCACCCTCTCCGACGTCGCCGCCCACGCCGGCGTCGGCCGCACCGCGGTCTACAACCACTTCGCGGACAAGGAGGACCTCCTCCTCGCCTTCATGGAGGACGAGGTCGAGCGCTACGCCGCTGAGCTCACCCGCGCCCTCGAGGGCACCGAGGACCCCATCGACCGTCTCCGCGTCTACGTGCGCCAGCAGGCCCTCATCAAGCGGCAGTTCCACTTCCCGACGACGGGACCGCTGTCCTCCTCGGTCTCCCGCGGCACGGCCGGTCGACTGCGCGCCCACGGCGGGCTCATGGCGCAGATGCTCGCCCAGATCCTCACCGACGCCATGAGGGCCGGCGAGATCCCGCAGCAGGACCTGAACCAGGTCATCCCCCTCGTCCACGCCTGCGTCATGGGTGGGCGCCCCACCCCGACGGACGCGGCGGCGCGCGAGGAGTACCTCACGGCCCTCGACCTCTTCGTCCTGCGCGCGGTCGGCGCCACGGCGCCGGACCACCCGGTCCCGGCGGTCACCGCGCCGCAGGCGACCCAGGACGCGGAGGCCTGA
- a CDS encoding (deoxy)nucleoside triphosphate pyrophosphohydrolase, with protein sequence MPSPASRLVVAAAVLDSLEHPTTMLCTARSYPAEHAGQYELPGGKVEPGETPAEALARELREEIDLEVRLGEEVRPSPALAVGTPEQADVADPSTHPGDDAASWRAMHGYRMRVWLAEPADPEHGPHRGTAHSSMSWVPLDEVADLPWLPADLPILTAIHEVVAL encoded by the coding sequence ATCCCCTCGCCCGCCTCACGCCTCGTCGTCGCCGCGGCCGTCCTCGACTCCCTCGAGCACCCCACGACGATGCTCTGCACCGCCCGCTCCTACCCGGCCGAGCACGCCGGGCAGTACGAGCTCCCGGGAGGCAAGGTCGAGCCCGGGGAGACGCCCGCGGAGGCCCTCGCCCGCGAGCTCCGCGAGGAGATTGACCTCGAGGTCCGTCTCGGCGAGGAGGTCCGTCCCTCCCCCGCGCTCGCCGTCGGGACGCCCGAGCAGGCCGACGTGGCCGACCCGTCCACGCACCCGGGCGACGACGCCGCCTCGTGGCGCGCGATGCACGGCTACCGGATGCGCGTGTGGCTGGCCGAGCCCGCTGACCCCGAGCACGGCCCGCACCGGGGCACCGCGCACTCGTCCATGTCCTGGGTGCCGCTCGACGAGGTCGCGGACCTGCCGTGGCTACCCGCGGACCTGCCGATCCTCACCGCGATCCACGAGGTCGTCGCCCTCTAG
- a CDS encoding M50 family metallopeptidase: MNTDWNALWQGAVERTRPDAVADPRALWPALVLLAVVLAWRPARRWGRTLVTVVHEAGHAAVGVLVGRRFQGFVVERDLSGHAVTAGRSRGPGRIATTWAGYPAPAVLGALVVVAAVHGWAGVVLVAALADGLVLLAMSRSWRTAGLVLLIGALTGALWWWGGPWRDGVVGGVGLALLLGAWDSLRDVAASRDAHQDHGTLADLTPLPAGFWLLTWFLADAAATALAVWAACGAWAVSGAGLPGA, encoded by the coding sequence GTGAACACGGACTGGAACGCGCTGTGGCAGGGCGCGGTCGAGCGCACGCGCCCCGACGCCGTCGCCGACCCGCGCGCCCTGTGGCCCGCGCTGGTGCTGCTCGCCGTCGTCCTCGCCTGGCGGCCGGCGCGGCGCTGGGGCCGCACCCTCGTCACCGTCGTCCACGAGGCCGGGCACGCCGCGGTCGGCGTCCTCGTCGGGCGGCGCTTCCAGGGCTTCGTCGTCGAGCGCGACCTGTCCGGTCACGCCGTCACCGCCGGCCGCTCCCGCGGCCCGGGCCGCATCGCGACCACCTGGGCCGGCTACCCCGCGCCCGCGGTCCTCGGCGCGCTCGTCGTCGTGGCCGCGGTCCACGGCTGGGCCGGGGTCGTCCTCGTCGCCGCGCTCGCGGACGGGCTCGTCCTGCTCGCCATGTCCCGCTCCTGGCGCACCGCCGGGCTCGTCCTGCTCATCGGTGCGCTGACAGGAGCCCTGTGGTGGTGGGGCGGGCCCTGGCGCGACGGCGTCGTCGGAGGCGTCGGTCTCGCCCTGCTGCTGGGCGCCTGGGACTCCCTGCGCGACGTCGCCGCCAGCCGCGACGCCCACCAGGACCACGGCACGCTCGCCGACCTCACGCCCCTGCCCGCCGGCTTCTGGCTCCTCACCTGGTTCCTCGCCGACGCCGCCGCGACCGCCCTGGCCGTCTGGGCCGCGTGCGGGGCGTGGGCCGTGAGCGGTGCGGGGCTGCCCGGCGCCTGA
- a CDS encoding ArsB/NhaD family transporter, with amino-acid sequence MLLLGGAAAGAVSLLCVLLVLGVAIARPRGVPEAVAAVPAALLLLATGVVNPDDVGDVLHELGGTVAFLAVILVLAHLCEREGLFTYAGRWMADRAHGSPRRLLLLVFLVASVTTAVLSLDATVVLLTPVVLATAARVGADAGAPRLALAVVLLVLVGFVVCSALGIEIVWPTLAGVVVLLVRRLVAPSGDRDGTIRELAGVLRAANPLFLLFVLALGVVVRGAVDHGLATLADGILPHETGLPTVIVIAVLAALAANLVNNLLATLMLVPLTAPLGPVAVLAVLIGVNIGPNLTYVGSLATLLWRRVLVGQGARSELREFTRLGLMVVPVSLVACATALWGAARVLGV; translated from the coding sequence GTGCTCCTTCTCGGCGGCGCCGCCGCCGGGGCGGTGAGTCTCCTCTGCGTCCTCCTCGTCCTCGGCGTCGCCATCGCGAGGCCCCGCGGCGTCCCCGAGGCCGTCGCCGCCGTGCCAGCGGCCCTGCTCCTCCTCGCCACCGGTGTCGTCAACCCCGACGACGTCGGCGACGTCCTCCACGAGCTCGGCGGCACCGTGGCCTTCCTCGCCGTCATCCTCGTGCTCGCGCACCTGTGCGAACGCGAGGGGCTCTTCACCTACGCCGGACGCTGGATGGCCGACCGGGCGCACGGGTCGCCCCGCCGTCTCCTGCTCCTCGTCTTCCTCGTCGCCTCCGTCACCACCGCGGTCCTCAGCCTCGACGCCACGGTGGTGCTGCTGACCCCGGTGGTCCTCGCGACCGCCGCGAGGGTCGGTGCCGACGCCGGCGCCCCGCGCCTCGCCCTCGCCGTGGTCCTCCTCGTCCTCGTCGGCTTCGTGGTGTGCTCGGCGCTCGGTATCGAGATCGTCTGGCCGACGCTCGCCGGCGTCGTCGTGCTGCTGGTGAGGAGACTCGTCGCGCCGTCGGGCGACAGGGACGGGACGATCCGCGAGCTCGCCGGCGTCCTGCGCGCCGCCAACCCCCTCTTCCTGCTCTTCGTCCTCGCGCTGGGCGTCGTCGTGCGCGGGGCCGTCGACCACGGCCTGGCCACCCTCGCGGACGGGATCCTGCCGCACGAGACGGGGCTGCCCACCGTCATCGTGATCGCGGTCCTCGCGGCGCTGGCCGCCAACCTCGTCAACAACCTCCTGGCGACGCTCATGCTCGTGCCCCTCACGGCCCCGCTGGGGCCCGTCGCCGTGCTGGCCGTCCTCATCGGCGTCAACATCGGGCCGAACCTCACCTACGTCGGGTCGCTCGCCACCCTGCTGTGGCGTCGGGTGCTCGTCGGGCAGGGCGCGCGCTCCGAGCTGCGTGAGTTCACCCGGCTCGGGCTCATGGTCGTGCCCGTGTCGCTCGTGGCCTGCGCGACGGCGCTCTGGGGCGCAGCGCGGGTCCTCGGGGTCTGA
- a CDS encoding DoxX family protein, which produces MINPVKMAGRAMLATVFIGGGLNQLKGSAQLGPVVDSAKEEYGIDVDVPGETLVKLNGAGMIAAGSAMALGILPRVSALSLVGLLVPTTIVGHPFWKETEAGKKQTQMTSFASNTAVAGGLLMVAAS; this is translated from the coding sequence GTGATCAACCCCGTCAAGATGGCCGGACGCGCCATGCTCGCCACCGTCTTCATCGGCGGCGGCCTCAACCAGCTCAAGGGCTCCGCCCAGCTCGGCCCCGTCGTCGACTCCGCCAAGGAGGAGTACGGAATCGACGTCGACGTCCCCGGCGAGACCCTCGTCAAGCTCAACGGCGCCGGCATGATCGCCGCCGGCTCCGCCATGGCGCTGGGCATCCTGCCCCGCGTCTCCGCCCTCAGCCTCGTCGGCCTCCTCGTCCCCACGACGATCGTCGGCCACCCCTTCTGGAAGGAGACCGAGGCCGGCAAGAAGCAGACCCAGATGACCTCCTTCGCCTCCAACACGGCCGTCGCCGGCGGCCTCCTCATGGTCGCCGCCAGCTGA